The Malaclemys terrapin pileata isolate rMalTer1 chromosome 2, rMalTer1.hap1, whole genome shotgun sequence nucleotide sequence AGCAGCCTCCCCCGCTATAATGAGGAATGAAAAGGGCTCGGTGGGGGTAGGGGAAGATGTGGGTCTGGCCAAAATCAAAGCAATGCAGCAGCAAGCTCGCTCTGGGCAGCCCAGAACCTCAGCGTGGTCCCCTGAGCGTAAGCAGACTGAGCAATCGCTTAGGGTCCAGGGTAActcaacgggggggggggggggagaggggcgtgGCGGGAGGGctgtttgcttttaaatattaTTGGGGggacaaaaatattcctgcttagagcCCCCAATGGGCTGGCACCACCTCTGCATGACAGTGAGCCTGGCCCTGCAGCAAGAGCTGTCGATACACACCCGCCCCCTCAGACAGCTGGTACATACATATATAATCATGCATGACAGCCTCACCACCCCTCGCACGCACACACCGCTGCTTTGACACTTCGCAAACGCCCGGTCCAGCCCTTCTCTTCAGCTGCTCTGGGCAGCATGCCGCTCGGTACCCACTCCCCTGCCCACCCAGCTCCTATCTCCGTTCCCTTGCAGGAGGCACAGTCCCACAGTCTCAGCTGCTAACAGCCTGGCAGATGGGGCCTGAGCTCCACTCCTCGGTACCCCAGGCTATTAGAGCCAGAGCCCAGCGGGGAGACCAGGGGCATGGTGCAAGCCTGCCTGCCTCACCAGGCCTTTTGCCAGCTCTCCAAGCCGCTCGCAAATCAATGCAGCTCAGCAATCATCTGTAACAAGGGAGTTTCCTATAGATGCATTTCCAGCCCCTCACGGGACCAGAGCCTTCCCCCATGGCCCCTTTTCCAGCCACCCTGTATGACCAGCAAGGTGTGTCCATGGCTTCTTGCCACCATCCACACAAGGTAATTGTTGGTTGTAATGATCAAGCCCCTGTCTTCCTGGTGGGGGTTCCCTGTGCTGCCATGGGGCCTAGATCCCAGTAGTTTGAGGAGGCTGGAGACCTGTGGTGGGGCTGAATCCCCCCTTCCTTGGGCAAATCCCTAGTGCAGGGATTCTCCACCCGTGCAACCTGGAGACAAGAATCCACCCTCTTCAGGTCCGACTGAGCcagacacagtctctctctccccgctcAGGCCCACATCTCAGTCCCCATTTGTAGATCGCACCATGGCTCACTCATAGTGCTGGTGGCTCACTCCCGCACCCTGGCAGACCTAGGAGCTCCTGCTGGGCTGGAGTTGATTCTGCGACACTGGAAATCAACTCCTCTTGGCCTGCAATCCTCAATGCTCTGTGGATGGAGCCATGGCCTGCCTGATGCAGGAGCAGTGGCGCCGGGGACCCGGCTTGGGAGCCAGCAGCAATCAAAGAGTTTGTCTGGGACCAGCAGCCGCAAATGAGAATAACTTACACACAGCCTTTGTGCTGCCGCCGCCACACTCTCCAGGGGCTGCCATTTGGCCTGGATGATGCCCCGGCTGTGCTCAGTGCATGGGAGCAGGAGAGATGCTGTGGGTGCCCGGCTCCTGCATAAGGATGGAGAAAGCAGCCTCCACGGGGGAGCTGGCACCTACCTCATGGTCTCACAGTGTCCCATGCCCTGAACCTGACCCCACCCACCGGTGGCTATCAGAAAGGGGAACCAAGAGCCGTGCTGCCATTGGCCATGTCCGTGCACACCTGCCTCTCTGAGCCAGAAGGTGGTTAGCGCCCCTATGACCAGCAGTCACTAGAGCACCGAGTATCCGGCCCCACACTGGCAGGGTTGGAGTGTTACCTACAACATCCCCTACTGTCCTGTCCCAGGTGAGATGTCACAGGGTGGCTCATCTTCCATGCAGGTAGGCACGGCTTGGGGATTCCACACCCCTGGATGGCGAGGTAGCGGGAGAACTGGCAGTGCCCCTGCAGCACAGGGAAGAGCCCCAAAATTGGAGGCATCAGGGGAGCCACCAACTTTCCTGCCAATCCAGTTACCCAGgcatgcccccctccctccggccAGGCTGATGTTACCgtggggcctgctcctgctgcacTAAGGGATGTAGATGTGATTTGGGCCACTGACTCACCACCAGCTCagaaagactggggggggggggtgtttgctgGTTTCTCACACAGGGTTGAATTGCTGGGCGCAGGGGACAGCTggttccccttcccccaatgcaCAGTCACCCGCTCCCTCTGGGCTGCATTCGCctctcccccgccttcccccttCCCCGACCGGCTgcactgtctcccctcccccatctgcatTCTcgcccctacccccccccccccaggctgcgttcttcccccaacccccctcaCACCCGGCTGCATTGTCCCCCGCGACCGGCTGCGCTTTGCCGTGAcctcccccccggagcattgGCAGGCGGCTGTCTCTGAGCTCCCGCCCGCATTGTTTCCCCCGCTGGGAGCGGGGGCGcggacaggggctggctgcgcgGAGCTGTTTGGGGGGGCAGCGGCTCAACGGATCTCggctcccccggccccgcagGCGGAACCGGCCGGGCCCAGCTCCAAGGGGGTCCCGAAGAGCCTGGGGCTCCGCGAGCCTCTGACCGAGCCCTGGGCGCGGGGGCGGCTCCATCCGCCGGCGCCGTTAGCCTGCGCAGTCTGGTCGGGGCTGTCTCCGGGATCCAGGCACCGGTGAGTGGCCGGGGCGGCTCCTGGACAGGAGCAAGTGGCTCCGGATCCGCGGGGATCGGGCCCAGCCGCGCAGCGCAGTGCCCCGGGGAAGGTGCCCTGCTGGGCGTCGTCTAGCCACGCAACtcccgtgggctggatccggGACTCAACGAGGCCGGGGTCCCCCCAGTGCCTTTAAAGGCTGGGGTTGACGGGGCGCCACGCCCCCGCCACCTGGGGACGGCCAGGGGGAGCGGGCAGCAGCTAGCCCGGGAGCCGTCGTGGGGACGCTAGCTGACGGGTCCCCGTCTAGGGGCCACCCCCATTCCCAAGGGCCCCCTCCTGGGCCAGCAGCACAGCCCGAGTgctggcaggagaagggggctggTGCATTCTGGGTCCATCCCTGGACACCCTCTGACCCACACTgggtgccccctgccccagcagtggccatGCCACAGTACTCGGGGCAGCCTCAGGAGCTGCATGCCAACGTGTCGCACCTGGGGCCAGGTGTGGCTGCTCTGCTGGACAGGAGCAGTGACTTCACCCTGGGCCTGAACATCTTCTCTGGCGCTCTGCATGCCGGGCCCCCCAACCTCTCCCTGATGCCGTGCGAGCTGGAGCCGCTGGGCTCCCTACCCCTGGACACCGAGGGGTCTGCAGCTTGGGGTAGCCTTCTGGGGCCGGCCCTGTCACTGGTGCTGCCTGTGGTGTACACCCTCATCTGTGGCTGCGGCATCCTGGCCAACGGGCTGGTGATCTCCATCGTGCTGAGCTGCAAGCACAAGCTGGTGTCGGACGTCTACATCCTGAACCTGGCCGTGGCTGACCTGCTCTTCCTGGTGGGGATGCCCTTTATCATCCACCAGCTTGTCCAGGAGCACGGCTGGATATTCGGGGACTTTCTGTGCCGTGCTGTCACCACCCTCGACCTCAACAACCAGTTCACCAGCGTGGCCATCGTCACCGTGCTCTGCGTGGACAGGTACCCACCAGGGCATGCTCTGCAGCACGGCCTTGGCCCCATggggtgtcctgttttccctttgggaaaatatggtcactttACTTCTGGGCAGCTAGTGTCACTCTCACAGCTGCGGTGTTGGCAGCCATAGCACAGGCTGTAGCCTGCGGGGTTGGGGCAACCCTGGGGGGTGGACAAGCCCCCAAAGGCTGAACTCACACAGGGCCCGAATGGCTGCAGGGCTGGAATACTGGAGGTGGGGAGAACAGGGCTAGAATAGTGGGAGGGCTTCAGGATAGAGGCAGAGCTAAGGGATGGCAGGGCTGGAATGGGAGGGGGGCGCCGCAGGGCACaggtggagctgggggcggggcagggttgAAATGAggatgggggctgcagggctccggtggaggtgggggtgtggcagggcagaAAGGGGTGAAGTTGAGCCCCAGCAaacccccctgcccagccccctcagaTAGTGTTGAGCTGGTGTAGGGGGTCTGCACCCCCTGCTCAGGGCCTGAGGGTAGGGACCCCCTGCATCAGCACTTGGGTCATTGTTTCCTGGCCTCTTCAAGCTGGGGCAGCTAGGAACTCTGTCCCCTCTTTGAAACATGGGGCAAAACAGCtgtctcatccccagccccattgtCACCCCTAGATCTCCCTGCCTCACCCCCCCATCCTGCTCTGTGCCCCTCCTGATGGCCACTCTCTCCCCAGGTACGTGGCAGTGGTGTACTCGTCCACAGTGGGCCAGAAGCGGACACTGCGCTGCACGGCCCTGATCAATGCCGGCGTGTGGGCCAGCAGCCTGGTGATGGCCACGCCAGCCATGCTGTATGCCCGGGTGCAGCGGGAGAACCAGACGGAGCTGTGCCTCATGGATCTGCCAGGCCCCAGCAGCCTGTACTGGTACACGCTCTACCAGTCACTGGCGGCCTTCCTCCTGCCGCTGCTGGTGATCACGGTGCTGTACTCCCTCACCCTGCACCACCTGTTCCGGGCCATGCACCGGGCGCAGCGACGCTGCTCGGCCCGCAGCCGGCGAGTCACCCGCATGGCGCTCACCATCATCACTGCCTTCCTCATCTGCTGGACACCCTTTCATGTGGTACAGCTGGTCAACCTGACGGCCGCCCCCTCCGTTGCCTCCTTCTACCTGAACCAGCTCACCATCTGTCTCAGCTATGCCCACAGCTGCGTCAGCCCCGTCCTCGTCCTCTTCTGCACTGAGTTCTTCCGCGAGCGGATGGCCCACTCTAGGTGCGGGCGGGGCACGGGCTGCTGGGGACGGGGATTAATAAGGggatcggggtgggggggagatgatGCTGCAGGTGTGCTCATGGTTCCGTCAGGCCACCCTACAGGCTGGAGCAGGAATTGATGTCTCTCCCCACCTACTTctccggggggagggatagctcagtggtttgagcattggcctgctaaacccaggattgtgagttcaatccttaagggggccagttagggatcggggcaaaaatctgtctggggattggtccccctttgagcagggggttggactagatgaccttctgaggtccttccatccctgatattctatgatttaacccctgtctccagccccccttcctgggcaactccccccccccaatccagctTTGCCCCACCCCAGTGCAGAGATAGGGCTCTGTGTCCTGTGCCTGGCCTTGAAGGTGCTCTGGGGGTGAGGTGAGCCCAGCCCTGCGTTACTGGCCAAGTCAGGCACAGAACCTGCATCCCTGCAATCCAGATCCCCGGGGGGACAGCCTGTATTCGCTCCCCTCAGGAAGCCACTGCAAGGGCTGTGATCCCTGGATCTTTGCTGGGGATGATCAAAGGCCAGGCAGCTCCTTAGTACGCACCCCTGCTGCCCTACACCTCCTGTTCTAGTCCTCACATCTGGCCATAGCCCAGCTCCCACTCCAGGTGTGAGCAGGGCCGCCAAGAGTGGGTTTGGGccctggtgaaaattttttttcgggtcccccagcaagggcagactggctaaacagggccaacgagaggggggggaagctgggccccgggcccccttctggaccgccaggccccggtaatttgtaccagcttcccccccctctcgtcggccctgggtGTGAGTGCATCCTGGTGAGTGAGCCCAGGATCGGGCACCACTCCCGGTGTGGGCAATGAGCATGGAGGTCGGGCCCTGTTCCAGGGGTGGGTGGTGAGCCCGGGGGGTCAGGTCCATCCCTCACTCAGGGCTTTTGAAGTTTCACTCCAATCCCCCAAGTCTGGAGAATTGCCCTTGTCTGGGAGCTGCCCCTGACCTCTGATCCCAGGCCTCCTTTTGCCCTCCCTGTGTCAGCAGCCTATGGAAGACCCTGAGATCTGCCCCGTCCCCTTGCTGACCTACCCCCAAAATCCCCAGCCCTCGTGGGTtctgctcccccattgactctgaCACCTCTGCCCAGTCCTTCCCCCATCGGAGTCCCCTGGcgtcctcccctctgctcctccatccacccctcccttctgCCCCAAATCCCCCTTTCCCCACAGATAGTGCCCAGCTCCACCACACCACCATCCCTGGAatgacaccccccacacacacttgctgCCTCTCCAGGGCCAAGCCACCAGTACCTCCAGCTCAGTGTCTCCCCAGTGCCTTCCTTGGCCTGCACCCCCCATGCCCAGCCATTGGGGGTCACAGTTCACCtgctcctgccatctcctccacagtctgccccttccctgcctgcaccctggctGGTTTGCAAAGCAAGTGTGTGTGGCGCTAGCTGCATAGTAACCCCACTCTCCcctgctctctctgctccccaggccAGTCTAGTGCCAGCCTGCTCTGTCCTTTCACACCCGGCACATGAGCCTGCACCTGGGCAGCTCCTGCTAGCTGCCACATCTCAGCAGAGCCAGCAGCCAGAGCTCAGGGTCTGAACAGGGACCCGAGCCCAGGGGATCGCTCTGCCGTCGTGGTACCTGAGGGATTGGGGTAATGGGGATTTGGGTTTCCTCCCACAGAGCCCTGCTGGTCCATGGGCTCCCATTCTATGAGCCCCACATCTCTGGCTGGAGCAAATGTCAGGATTGGGGGTGAACCCAGCTCCTGGGGGGAGTTCAGCCAGGACTGCACGTCCCACTAtagctcccagccccttcccaccaGGCAGGGGGTCTCTCATGCCAGGGTCTGCTGCCTGCTGTGCTGCCCCCTGTTGCTGGCACCCTGCATAACAGCCTCCTCCTGCATAGAGAGCTTGCTTGCCAGGGCCGGCTGGAGTACGAACGGCTGTtaactctcccccacccaccatgGGCCCATTGGTGCCACAAAGGGCCAGGAGCAGGAGCCTGGGGTGCAAGGGGCAGCACTGCTTCTTGTGTCAAGCAAAAAACTCTGACCgtcccctgcccccaggctggtgagatcctccccctcccaaccAGACCCCTTCTCTGCCCATGCATTGTTGCCACTCCATTCTTGGACACTCGTCTTCCTGCTATGTTGCCTGTGCCCTGATGTCAAGCTGTGCCCATGCCATACAGGCAGCTTGGGCATTGGCACACCCTCTGCCAGTGAGATGCTCTTAGTGGCATTAGTTGCTGGGGCTGGGCTCTAGGGAGCTCCTTAGTTTCTagcctgtccctcccccccggcccccttgCACCCTGGCTGCCCATGTGAGAGTGACTGTGTCCCCCTCTCCGCAGGTACTGCAGATTCATCGCCAGGTGGAGGGCGCTGCGTGCGGGcactgccctgcccagccaggagctcaccTCCACCGTCTACAGCCCACAAGTGGGCAGCACCACGGCCCAGCGCTGCCGGCGTCCCTTCGGCACTGAGCAGCTGCCATGCTCCATGACCGAGGCCAGTGTCACCATCAATGGGCAGGAGGAGCAAAGCGCCGTCTAGGAGCCTCTGTGCTACCAgagcattgacttcagttggagcccATGGATGGCCCCCA carries:
- the LOC128831992 gene encoding melanin-concentrating hormone receptor 2-like isoform X1, which gives rise to MPQYSGQPQELHANVSHLGPGVAALLDRSSDFTLGLNIFSGALHAGPPNLSLMPCELEPLGSLPLDTEGSAAWGSLLGPALSLVLPVVYTLICGCGILANGLVISIVLSCKHKLVSDVYILNLAVADLLFLVGMPFIIHQLVQEHGWIFGDFLCRAVTTLDLNNQFTSVAIVTVLCVDRYVAVVYSSTVGQKRTLRCTALINAGVWASSLVMATPAMLYARVQRENQTELCLMDLPGPSSLYWYTLYQSLAAFLLPLLVITVLYSLTLHHLFRAMHRAQRRCSARSRRVTRMALTIITAFLICWTPFHVVQLVNLTAAPSVASFYLNQLTICLSYAHSCVSPVLVLFCTEFFRERMAHSRYCRFIARWRALRAGTALPSQELTSTVYSPQVGSTTAQRCRRPFGTEQLPCSMTEASVTINGQEEQSAV
- the LOC128831992 gene encoding melanin-concentrating hormone receptor 2-like isoform X2 — translated: MPCELEPLGSLPLDTEGSAAWGSLLGPALSLVLPVVYTLICGCGILANGLVISIVLSCKHKLVSDVYILNLAVADLLFLVGMPFIIHQLVQEHGWIFGDFLCRAVTTLDLNNQFTSVAIVTVLCVDRYVAVVYSSTVGQKRTLRCTALINAGVWASSLVMATPAMLYARVQRENQTELCLMDLPGPSSLYWYTLYQSLAAFLLPLLVITVLYSLTLHHLFRAMHRAQRRCSARSRRVTRMALTIITAFLICWTPFHVVQLVNLTAAPSVASFYLNQLTICLSYAHSCVSPVLVLFCTEFFRERMAHSRYCRFIARWRALRAGTALPSQELTSTVYSPQVGSTTAQRCRRPFGTEQLPCSMTEASVTINGQEEQSAV